Proteins encoded together in one Streptomyces sp. TLI_171 window:
- the fbaA gene encoding class II fructose-bisphosphate aldolase, with amino-acid sequence MPIATPEAYNEMLDRAKAGKFAYPAINVTSTQTLHAALRGFAEAESDGIIQISTGGAEFLGGQYNKDMVTGAVALAEFAHIVAAKYDITVALHTDHCPKDKLDGYVRPLLAISAERVARGDNPLFQSHMWDGSAETLADNLAIGQELLAQAAAAKIILEVEITPTGGEEDGVSHEINDELYTTVSDAVRTAEALGLGEKGRYLLAASFGNVHGVYKPGNVVLRPELLADLQAEIGKQYGKQDPFDFVFHGGSGSTEQEILTALENGVVKMNLDTDTQYAFTRPVVDHMFRNYDGVLKVDGEVGKKNTYDPRTWGKLAEAGMAHRVTEAAQQLRSAGKRMK; translated from the coding sequence ATGCCCATCGCAACTCCCGAGGCCTACAACGAGATGCTCGACCGGGCCAAGGCGGGCAAGTTCGCCTACCCGGCGATCAACGTCACCTCGACGCAGACCCTGCACGCCGCCCTGCGCGGCTTCGCCGAGGCCGAGAGCGACGGCATCATCCAGATCTCCACCGGTGGTGCGGAGTTCCTGGGCGGCCAGTACAACAAGGACATGGTGACCGGCGCGGTCGCGCTGGCCGAGTTCGCGCACATCGTCGCGGCCAAGTACGACATCACCGTGGCGCTGCACACCGACCACTGCCCGAAGGACAAGCTGGACGGCTACGTCCGCCCGCTGCTGGCGATCTCCGCCGAGCGCGTGGCCCGCGGCGACAACCCGCTGTTCCAGTCGCACATGTGGGACGGCTCGGCCGAGACCCTGGCCGACAACCTGGCCATCGGCCAGGAGCTGCTGGCCCAGGCCGCCGCCGCCAAGATCATCCTTGAGGTCGAGATCACCCCGACCGGCGGCGAGGAGGACGGCGTCTCGCACGAGATCAACGACGAGCTGTACACCACCGTCTCCGACGCGGTGCGCACCGCCGAGGCGCTCGGCCTGGGCGAGAAGGGCCGCTACCTGCTGGCCGCCTCGTTCGGCAACGTGCACGGCGTGTACAAGCCGGGCAACGTCGTGCTGCGTCCGGAGCTGCTCGCCGACCTGCAGGCCGAGATCGGCAAGCAGTACGGCAAGCAGGACCCGTTCGACTTCGTCTTCCACGGCGGCTCCGGCTCCACCGAGCAGGAGATCCTGACCGCGCTGGAGAACGGCGTCGTCAAGATGAACCTCGACACCGACACCCAGTACGCCTTCACCCGCCCCGTCGTGGACCACATGTTCCGCAACTACGACGGCGTGCTGAAGGTCGACGGCGAGGTCGGCAAGAAGAACACCTACGACCCGCGCACCTGGGGCAAGCTGGCCGAGGCCGGCATGGCCCACCGCGTCACCGAGGCCGCGCAGCAGCTGCGCTCGGCCGGCAAGCGGATGAAGTAA
- a CDS encoding DedA family protein, which produces MEQHLQLAVNVLDAKSLVASVGAIGILAIIFAETGLLVGFFFPGDSLLILAGVAASSAADKVLGEGAQMNIALLLIGAPVCAILGAQLGHLLGRKVGPKMFDKPNSKIFRPEYVEKAEEYFDKFGPAKAVVMARFIPIVRTFLNPVAGTLQMPAKTFFVWNVVGAVLWTETMLLIGYLTGDQLAPVIDKYLLPAMALIILISVSPIIVEVIRERKKKKAAGAGAATEEHEPVSSGRHRKH; this is translated from the coding sequence GTGGAACAACACCTCCAGCTCGCCGTCAACGTCCTTGACGCCAAATCGCTCGTCGCCTCCGTCGGCGCCATCGGGATCCTGGCGATCATCTTCGCCGAGACCGGCCTGCTGGTCGGGTTCTTCTTCCCCGGTGACTCGCTGCTCATCCTGGCCGGTGTCGCCGCCTCCAGCGCCGCCGACAAGGTGCTCGGCGAAGGCGCCCAGATGAACATCGCCCTGCTGCTGATCGGCGCGCCCGTCTGCGCCATCCTCGGCGCCCAGCTCGGGCACCTGCTGGGCCGCAAGGTCGGGCCGAAGATGTTCGACAAGCCGAACTCGAAGATCTTCCGGCCCGAGTACGTGGAGAAGGCCGAGGAGTACTTCGACAAGTTCGGCCCCGCCAAGGCCGTGGTGATGGCCCGCTTCATCCCGATCGTGCGGACCTTCCTGAACCCGGTCGCCGGCACCCTGCAGATGCCCGCCAAGACCTTCTTCGTCTGGAACGTCGTCGGCGCGGTGCTCTGGACCGAGACCATGCTGCTGATCGGCTACCTGACCGGTGACCAGCTCGCCCCGGTGATCGACAAGTACCTGCTCCCCGCGATGGCGCTGATCATCCTGATCTCCGTCTCGCCGATCATCGTCGAGGTGATCCGCGAGCGTAAGAAGAAGAAGGCCGCCGGCGCCGGCGCCGCCACCGAGGAGCACGAGCCCGTCAGCAGCGGTCGCCACCGCAAGCACTGA
- a CDS encoding spermidine synthase, translated as MINHPVGRPAQPGPDAPAPPPAADHRPTAPRAAGPGGAVRVGGAIPPAVPARPARILVLLAAFVCAACGLVYELELVALGGYLLGDSVTQTSVVLSVMVFAMGVGSLLAKGLTRRPATSFALVEYALSLTGGLSALALYCGWAWLHRPHATLIALITATVLIGLLIGAEIPLLMTLIQRIRRDHAGRAVADLFAADYVGALIGGLAFPFVLLPALGQATGALLTGAVNAVAGAVVVLWLFRSEPTPRTRLVLWTGCGLVLAVLALAAACSGAIERAARHALYGGPIRFATQSRYQEIVLTGDPDTPRVPPQRAPAPLELYLDGRLAVCGPDEYREHEALVRPALAVGPSGRVLVLGGDGLALREVLRHPAVRSVLVVERDPAISALARRDAAFAALAAHPWDDPRVRLVTAEPLGWLRTSAGPFDVIVSDLDGDAFGGRYRSLEFYGLAARLLAPDGRLAVRGGTPNSGLWTAEAGLAATGLDTVPYQGGAPSAPECGRSSPAQAFLLAARRPPALDLAPDAPAPRSLTVPALRTTAARLAAHRPAPLPPPHTLLGP; from the coding sequence ATGATCAACCACCCGGTCGGACGGCCCGCGCAGCCGGGTCCGGACGCCCCCGCACCCCCGCCCGCGGCCGATCACCGGCCCACCGCCCCCCGCGCCGCGGGCCCGGGCGGAGCGGTCCGGGTCGGCGGCGCCATACCGCCGGCCGTCCCCGCCCGCCCGGCCCGGATCCTGGTGCTGCTGGCCGCGTTCGTCTGCGCGGCCTGCGGCCTGGTGTACGAACTCGAACTGGTCGCCCTGGGCGGCTACCTGCTGGGCGACTCGGTCACCCAGACCTCCGTGGTGCTGTCCGTCATGGTGTTCGCGATGGGCGTCGGCTCACTGCTCGCCAAGGGCCTCACCCGCCGCCCGGCCACCTCCTTCGCGCTCGTCGAGTACGCGCTGTCGCTGACCGGCGGCCTGTCCGCGCTCGCCCTGTACTGCGGCTGGGCCTGGCTGCACCGCCCGCACGCCACGCTGATCGCGCTGATCACCGCCACCGTGCTGATCGGCCTGCTGATCGGCGCCGAGATCCCGCTGCTGATGACGCTGATCCAGCGGATCCGCCGCGACCACGCCGGCCGCGCGGTCGCCGACCTGTTCGCCGCCGATTACGTGGGCGCGCTGATCGGCGGGCTGGCCTTCCCGTTCGTCCTGCTGCCCGCCCTCGGCCAGGCCACCGGGGCGCTGCTCACCGGCGCGGTCAACGCGGTGGCGGGCGCCGTGGTGGTGCTCTGGCTGTTCCGCTCCGAACCCACCCCGCGCACCCGGCTGGTCCTGTGGACCGGCTGCGGCCTGGTGCTGGCCGTCCTCGCCCTGGCCGCCGCCTGCAGCGGCGCGATCGAACGCGCCGCCCGGCACGCCCTGTACGGCGGGCCGATCCGGTTCGCCACCCAGAGCCGCTACCAGGAGATCGTCCTCACCGGCGACCCCGACACCCCGCGCGTCCCGCCGCAGCGCGCCCCCGCGCCGCTGGAGCTGTACCTGGACGGCCGCCTCGCCGTCTGCGGTCCCGACGAGTACCGCGAGCACGAGGCGCTGGTCCGCCCCGCGCTGGCCGTCGGCCCCAGCGGCCGGGTGCTGGTGCTCGGCGGCGACGGCCTGGCGCTGCGCGAGGTGCTGCGCCACCCCGCGGTGCGCAGCGTGCTGGTGGTCGAACGCGACCCGGCGATCTCCGCGCTGGCCCGCCGGGACGCCGCGTTCGCCGCGCTCGCCGCGCACCCGTGGGACGATCCGCGGGTCCGGCTGGTCACCGCCGAGCCGCTGGGCTGGCTGCGCACCTCGGCCGGGCCGTTCGACGTGATCGTCTCCGACCTGGACGGGGACGCGTTCGGCGGCAGGTACCGCTCCCTCGAGTTCTACGGCCTGGCCGCCCGGCTGCTCGCCCCCGACGGGCGGCTCGCCGTCCGCGGCGGCACGCCGAACAGCGGCCTGTGGACCGCGGAGGCCGGGCTGGCCGCCACCGGGCTGGACACCGTCCCCTACCAGGGCGGCGCGCCGTCCGCCCCGGAGTGCGGCCGCAGCTCCCCCGCCCAGGCCTTCCTGCTCGCCGCCCGCCGGCCCCCCGCGCTCGACCTCGCCCCGGACGCGCCCGCCCCGCGCTCCCTCACCGTCCCCGCCCTGCGCACCACCGCCGCCCGCCTCGCCGCCCACCGCCCGGCCCCCCTGCCCCCGCCCCACACCCTGCTCGGCCCGTGA
- a CDS encoding pyridoxal phosphate-dependent aminotransferase — protein MSTRPLLNRRLAGMGTTIFAEMSALATATGSINLGQGFPDTDGPAEVREAAVRALREGRGNQYPPGPGVPELRQAIAEHQQRFYGLTVDPDTEVLVTAGATEAIAAALLALLEPGDEVIAFEPFYDSYAACIAMAGAVRVPLTLRQPAFRPDLDELRSLITPRTRLLLINTPHNPTGTVLTSEELAGIAELAVEHDLLVITDEVYEHLVFAGDHHPLAALPGMRERTVAISSAGKTFSFTGWKVGWVTGTPELVAAVRTAKQYLTYVSAGPFQYAVAEALRLPDAYYAEFRAELHRKRDLLAAGLASAGFRVFEPQGTYFITTDITPLGEKDGIEFCRTLPERCGVVAIPNAVFYDDTEAGLSQVRFAFCKREEVLEAAVARLSDLRKR, from the coding sequence ATGAGCACGAGGCCGCTGCTGAACCGCCGCCTCGCCGGTATGGGAACGACGATCTTCGCCGAGATGTCGGCCCTGGCCACCGCCACCGGTTCGATCAACCTCGGACAGGGGTTCCCGGACACCGACGGGCCCGCGGAGGTCCGCGAGGCCGCGGTGCGGGCCCTGCGCGAGGGCCGCGGCAACCAGTACCCGCCGGGGCCGGGCGTGCCGGAGCTGCGGCAGGCGATCGCCGAACACCAGCAGCGCTTCTACGGCCTGACGGTCGATCCGGACACCGAGGTGCTGGTCACCGCCGGCGCCACCGAGGCGATCGCCGCCGCTCTGCTCGCCCTGCTGGAGCCGGGCGACGAGGTGATCGCCTTCGAACCCTTCTACGACTCGTACGCCGCGTGCATCGCGATGGCCGGAGCCGTCCGGGTGCCGCTGACGCTCCGCCAGCCCGCGTTCCGGCCGGACCTGGACGAGCTGCGCTCGCTGATCACGCCGCGCACCCGGCTGCTGCTGATCAACACCCCGCACAACCCGACCGGCACCGTGCTGACCTCCGAGGAACTCGCCGGGATCGCCGAACTCGCCGTCGAGCACGACCTGTTGGTGATCACCGACGAGGTCTACGAGCACCTGGTGTTCGCCGGCGACCACCACCCGCTCGCCGCCCTCCCCGGCATGCGCGAGCGCACCGTGGCGATCTCCTCCGCCGGCAAGACCTTCTCCTTCACCGGCTGGAAGGTCGGCTGGGTCACCGGCACCCCCGAACTGGTGGCCGCCGTCCGCACCGCCAAGCAGTACCTCACCTACGTCAGCGCCGGCCCGTTCCAGTACGCGGTCGCCGAGGCGCTGCGCCTGCCCGACGCGTACTACGCGGAGTTCCGCGCCGAGCTGCACCGCAAGCGGGACCTGCTGGCGGCGGGCCTGGCCTCAGCGGGCTTCCGGGTGTTCGAGCCGCAGGGCACGTACTTCATCACCACCGACATCACGCCACTGGGCGAGAAGGACGGCATCGAGTTCTGCCGGACCCTGCCGGAGCGCTGCGGCGTCGTCGCCATCCCCAACGCCGTCTTCTACGACGACACCGAGGCGGGCCTCAGCCAAGTCCGCTTCGCCTTCTGCAAGCGGGAAGAAGTACTCGAAGCAGCGGTCGCCAGGCTGTCCGACCTGCGGAAACGCTGA
- a CDS encoding CoxG family protein — protein MEHEVVVPVPAEVVREALVDRELVARCVPGLSPVASTSAPAADSRLRIRIAGSTITFAGRLTVAGWQDDVLAVRMTGEEIRGAAPVTAELQVTLEERKGETAMRFATTLTASGRLAGFEESVLESTGRRLIDRAVAALVAELSEPADEDDADVDGADGATVVFLDDRAQGQDLDDDLSDLIAFSEDELPDPVPVPSRPESAFDPETAPVRRSIVGRSAEEVDHAPPHGRYAPAPPAHSARARAASRWGGAEPTLLAGAVGDRSALPWMIGGGVALIGGAVVLVRALRRR, from the coding sequence ATGGAGCATGAGGTAGTCGTCCCGGTGCCCGCCGAGGTGGTCCGGGAGGCGCTGGTGGACCGCGAACTGGTGGCCCGCTGCGTGCCGGGGCTGAGCCCGGTCGCGTCCACGTCCGCCCCCGCGGCGGACAGCCGCCTCAGGATCCGCATCGCCGGCTCCACGATCACCTTCGCCGGCCGGCTGACCGTGGCGGGCTGGCAGGACGACGTGCTCGCCGTTCGCATGACCGGCGAGGAGATCCGCGGCGCGGCCCCGGTGACCGCCGAGCTGCAGGTGACGCTGGAGGAGCGGAAGGGCGAGACCGCGATGCGTTTCGCGACCACGCTGACCGCGTCCGGGCGGCTGGCGGGCTTCGAGGAGTCGGTGCTGGAGTCGACCGGCCGCCGGCTGATCGACCGGGCGGTGGCGGCGCTGGTGGCCGAGCTGTCCGAGCCGGCCGACGAGGACGACGCGGACGTCGACGGGGCGGACGGCGCGACCGTGGTGTTCCTGGACGACCGCGCCCAGGGCCAGGACCTGGACGACGACCTGTCGGACCTGATCGCGTTCAGCGAGGACGAGCTGCCCGATCCGGTGCCGGTGCCGTCGCGCCCGGAGTCCGCGTTCGACCCGGAGACCGCCCCGGTGCGGCGCAGCATCGTCGGCCGCTCGGCGGAGGAGGTCGACCACGCCCCGCCGCACGGCCGCTACGCGCCGGCCCCGCCGGCGCACAGCGCGCGGGCCCGGGCGGCGTCCCGCTGGGGCGGTGCGGAGCCGACGCTGCTGGCGGGCGCGGTCGGCGACCGGAGTGCGCTGCCGTGGATGATCGGCGGCGGAGTGGCGCTGATCGGCGGCGCGGTGGTGCTGGTCCGGGCCCTGCGGCGGCGCTGA
- a CDS encoding DUF4419 domain-containing protein, whose protein sequence is MAVEITLPFAEDERAAGVAAELADTGNDAFLRAAVGQEFAVHHRSTRALVAGPTDGSASSLLLHALHLCFRAHLPVSLSPDLLWYAVVHEVATHVRLNGERYAGLFTRTPGTKRTIEVRDDSLLAAPDWQRSLHLVQPLLRKEIGEELADLFQPAFSTTTPVDASATLVALMDVVSPYYDFRWRTLCGIPRIRLEGAAADWRLLADRVGGLEARFAGLREWLRALRPVLETIAATAAGGEVDEEFWRSIYKWKSYSGGCEVTGWITAFFAHRYGSETAEPAVRERIGDDSFPSHLSLVPFEWQRPDGALRMAFVGGVLGIERDAEWIRPRLGFAVLELTAPPLDADWTAADVNAFTGRTDAVLLRKGQVEGYGVDGDPLPVTRAVVFGDMDRLADDEPGHAVLEADDRWYPAEFIGNGFLSVRRTGTDLATALRAIPG, encoded by the coding sequence ATGGCCGTCGAGATCACCCTGCCGTTCGCCGAGGACGAGCGGGCCGCGGGGGTCGCCGCCGAACTGGCGGACACGGGCAACGACGCCTTCCTGCGGGCGGCGGTGGGCCAGGAGTTCGCCGTCCACCACCGCTCCACCCGAGCGCTGGTGGCCGGGCCGACGGACGGCTCGGCGTCCAGCCTGCTGCTGCACGCGCTGCACCTGTGCTTCCGCGCGCACCTGCCGGTCAGCCTCTCGCCGGACCTGCTCTGGTACGCCGTCGTGCACGAGGTGGCCACCCACGTCCGGCTGAACGGCGAGAGGTACGCCGGGCTGTTCACCAGGACTCCGGGGACGAAGCGGACCATCGAGGTCCGGGACGACTCGCTGCTCGCCGCCCCCGACTGGCAGCGCTCGCTGCACCTGGTCCAGCCGCTGCTCCGGAAGGAGATCGGCGAGGAGCTCGCGGACCTGTTCCAGCCCGCCTTCTCCACCACCACTCCGGTGGACGCCTCCGCCACCCTGGTGGCGCTGATGGACGTGGTCAGCCCGTACTACGACTTCCGCTGGCGCACGCTCTGCGGCATCCCGCGGATCCGGCTGGAGGGCGCCGCCGCGGACTGGCGGCTGCTGGCCGACCGGGTCGGCGGGCTGGAGGCGCGGTTCGCGGGTCTGCGCGAGTGGCTGCGCGCGCTGCGGCCGGTGCTGGAGACGATCGCCGCGACCGCCGCCGGCGGCGAGGTGGACGAGGAGTTCTGGCGCTCGATCTACAAGTGGAAGTCCTACTCCGGCGGGTGCGAGGTCACCGGCTGGATCACCGCGTTCTTCGCGCACCGCTACGGCTCGGAGACGGCCGAGCCGGCCGTTCGGGAGCGGATCGGGGACGACAGCTTCCCGTCCCACCTGTCGCTCGTCCCGTTCGAGTGGCAGCGGCCCGACGGCGCGCTCCGGATGGCCTTCGTCGGCGGCGTCCTCGGCATCGAACGCGACGCCGAGTGGATCCGGCCGCGGCTCGGCTTCGCGGTCCTGGAGCTCACCGCCCCGCCGCTCGACGCGGACTGGACCGCCGCCGACGTCAACGCCTTCACCGGCCGCACCGACGCCGTGCTCCTGCGGAAAGGCCAGGTCGAGGGCTACGGCGTCGACGGCGACCCGCTGCCCGTCACCCGGGCGGTGGTCTTCGGCGACATGGACCGACTGGCCGACGACGAGCCGGGCCACGCCGTGCTGGAGGCCGACGACCGTTGGTACCCGGCCGAGTTCATCGGCAACGGATTCCTCTCGGTGCGCCGCACCGGCACCGACCTCGCCACCGCCCTCCGGGCGATCCCGGGCTGA
- a CDS encoding YbjN domain-containing protein, producing the protein MSIDPSSIPSFGLPQGGGQPGGAPAGPPPVIVPDQNLVTQLLDQMQLKHVVDEEGDLTAPWENFRVYYMFRGDQKELFAVRAFYDRPFPLEKKAELLDLIDEWNRETLWPKVYTHTHEDGVVRLIGESQMIVGNGVNLEYFVGTTANWTQAAVGFEQWMVERLGLQEQVEDGDSASGEDGDTNEA; encoded by the coding sequence GTGAGCATCGACCCGTCGTCCATCCCCTCCTTCGGCCTGCCGCAGGGCGGCGGCCAGCCGGGCGGAGCTCCGGCCGGGCCGCCGCCGGTGATCGTTCCGGACCAGAACCTGGTCACCCAGCTGCTCGACCAGATGCAGCTCAAGCACGTGGTGGACGAGGAGGGCGACCTCACCGCCCCCTGGGAGAACTTCCGCGTCTACTACATGTTCCGCGGCGACCAGAAGGAGCTCTTCGCGGTCCGCGCCTTCTACGACCGCCCGTTCCCGCTGGAGAAGAAGGCCGAGCTGCTCGACCTGATCGACGAGTGGAACCGCGAGACCCTCTGGCCGAAGGTCTACACCCACACCCACGAGGACGGCGTGGTCCGCCTGATCGGCGAGTCCCAGATGATCGTCGGCAACGGCGTCAACCTGGAGTACTTCGTCGGCACCACCGCCAACTGGACCCAGGCCGCCGTCGGCTTCGAGCAGTGGATGGTCGAGCGCCTCGGCCTCCAGGAGCAGGTCGAGGACGGCGACTCCGCCTCCGGCGAGGACGGCGACACCAACGAGGCCTGA
- a CDS encoding DUF2617 family protein, with translation MLTTLQTSYTDTRAGDLAWQLGGEPLPALAVRDLRLDGPDQAAGVRGTLQLRLLGASHQVVLAAGPGDCLETVACLPGRRTPLPARVAEQVAGWEYEFAARIEELPPHVFAARAQELLALVEGHPRALAGIFPGDPSAFTALVAHCEERRVHWRTWHAYPQEGRLVCTRSSLSLRTPGGSTADVCADALGRGPEPAEPQAGW, from the coding sequence ATGCTCACCACCTTGCAGACCTCCTACACGGACACCCGCGCCGGCGACCTGGCCTGGCAGCTGGGCGGGGAACCGCTGCCCGCGCTGGCCGTCCGCGACCTCAGACTCGACGGCCCCGACCAGGCCGCCGGCGTCCGCGGCACCCTCCAGCTGCGGCTGCTGGGCGCCTCGCACCAGGTGGTCCTGGCGGCCGGCCCGGGCGACTGCCTGGAGACGGTGGCCTGCCTGCCCGGCCGCCGCACCCCGCTCCCCGCCCGGGTGGCCGAACAGGTGGCCGGCTGGGAGTACGAGTTCGCCGCCCGGATCGAGGAACTGCCGCCGCACGTGTTCGCGGCCCGCGCCCAGGAGCTGCTGGCTCTGGTCGAGGGGCACCCGCGGGCGCTGGCCGGCATCTTCCCCGGTGACCCGAGCGCGTTCACCGCGCTGGTCGCGCACTGCGAGGAGCGCCGGGTGCACTGGCGCACCTGGCACGCCTACCCGCAGGAGGGCCGGCTGGTGTGCACCCGCTCGTCGCTCTCGCTGCGCACCCCCGGCGGTAGCACCGCCGACGTCTGCGCCGACGCCCTCGGCCGCGGGCCCGAACCCGCCGAACCGCAGGCCGGATGGTGA
- the pyrE gene encoding orotate phosphoribosyltransferase, with product MSNDRDALLAQIKDKAVVHGKVTLSSGREADYYVDLRRITLDAEAAPLVGKVMLDAAADLEFDAVGGLTLGADPVAAAMLHAAAARGRKLDAFVVRKAGKAHGLQRRIEGPDVKGRRVLAVEDTSTTGGSVLTAVEALREAGAEVVGVAVIVERGAAPAIAEAGLPYVTAYTLDDLGL from the coding sequence ATGAGCAACGACCGCGACGCCCTGCTGGCGCAGATCAAGGACAAGGCCGTCGTGCACGGCAAGGTCACCCTCTCCTCCGGCCGGGAGGCCGACTACTACGTCGACCTGCGCCGGATCACGCTGGACGCGGAGGCGGCCCCGCTGGTCGGCAAGGTGATGCTGGACGCGGCCGCGGACCTGGAGTTCGACGCGGTGGGCGGGCTGACCCTGGGCGCCGACCCGGTGGCCGCGGCGATGCTGCACGCGGCGGCGGCCCGCGGCCGGAAGCTGGACGCGTTCGTGGTGCGGAAGGCGGGCAAGGCGCACGGCCTGCAGCGCCGGATCGAGGGCCCGGACGTGAAGGGCCGCCGGGTGCTGGCGGTGGAGGACACCTCCACCACCGGCGGTTCGGTGCTCACCGCGGTGGAGGCGCTGCGCGAGGCGGGCGCCGAGGTGGTGGGCGTCGCGGTGATCGTGGAGCGCGGCGCGGCCCCGGCGATCGCCGAGGCGGGCCTCCCGTACGTGACCGCGTACACCCTGGACGACCTGGGTCTGTGA